One window of Nicotiana tomentosiformis chromosome 11, ASM39032v3, whole genome shotgun sequence genomic DNA carries:
- the LOC138901874 gene encoding uncharacterized protein yields MDNVRLNGAGAGVVLISLKIQVLPFSFVLGETCSNNAAEYQALIIRLEMALDMNILQLEIYDDSKLIINQLLGSYEVKKEDLLPHHQYASGLLERFDQVFLNHVPREENRKPDALANLATMMALGENESTKVYVCYRTRLIDLQINESHHTPVRVIEEED; encoded by the coding sequence ATGGACAATGTTCGTCTTAATGGTGCGGGGGCAGGTGTTGTGTTGATCTCTCTAAAAATACAAGTCTTGCCATTCTCCTTTGTTTTAGGTGAAACATGCTCCAACAATGCTGCAGAGTACCAAGCTTTGATCATCCGTCTAGAAATGGCATTAGACATGAATATTCTACAGTTGGAGATCTACGATGACTCTAAGCTGATCATCAACCAACTTTTGGGGAGTTACGAGGTAAAGAAGGAAGATCTCTTGCCACACCATCAATATGCTTCTGGTTTACTTGAAAGATTCGACCAAGTGTTCTTAAACCACGTCCCAAGAGAAGAAAACCGAAAGCCTGATGCTTTGGCTAACTTGGCCACGATGATGGCACTTGGAGAGAATGAGTCAACAAAAGTATATGTGTGTTATCGAACTAGACTTATTGATCTTCAAATCAACGAAAGCCATCATACGCCTGTTCGAGTGATTGAAGAAGAAGATTAG